A single genomic interval of Phocoena sinus isolate mPhoSin1 chromosome 15, mPhoSin1.pri, whole genome shotgun sequence harbors:
- the STMN3 gene encoding stathmin-3 — protein sequence MASTVSAYKKMKELSVLSLLCSCFYSQPHPNTVYQYGDMEVKQLDKRASGQSFEVILKSPSDLSPESPMLSSPPKRKDTSLEELQKRLEAAEGRRKTQEAQVLKQLAERREHEREVLHKALEENNNFSRLAEEKLNYKMELSKEIREAHLAALRERLREKELHAAEVRRNREQREETSG from the exons ATGGCCAGCACCGTGTCCG CCTACAAGAAGATGAAGGAGCTGTCGGtgctgtcactcctctgctcctGCTTCTACTCACAGCCGCACCCCAACACCGTCTACCAGTATGGGG ACATGGAGGTGAAGCAGCTGGACAAGAGGGCCTCCGGCCAGAGCTTTGAGGTCATCCTCAAATCCCCTTCCGACCTTTCCCCGGAGAGTCCCATGCTCTCCTCTCCCCCCAAGAGGAAGGACACCTCCCTGGAGGAGCTGCAGAAGCGGCTGGAGGCAGCTGAGGGGCGGAGGAAG ACGCAGGAGGCGCAGGTGCTGAAGCAGCTGGCGGAGCGGCGCGAGCACGAGCGCGAGGTGCTGCACAAGGCGCTGGAGGAGAACAACAACTTCAGCCGCCTGGCCGAGGAGAAGCTCAACTACAAGATGGAGCTCAGCAAGGAGATCCGCGAGGCGCACCTGGCCGCACTGCGTGAGCGGCTGCGCGAGAAG GAGCTGCACGCTGCCGAAGTGCGCAGGAACAGGGAGCAGCGAGAGGAGACGTCCGGCTAA